GACCGGCGTTACCTGCTGGTCGAACCCGACGCGCTGCTGGTTGTGCTGCTGGTGCTCGCTTCGCTCTACTTGATTTATCGCTTGACCAATGGCGAAGTCGAAGCGGCCGAGCCAAGTCTGCCCGCGGCGAGCGAAGAGACCTCGCGTCGTCGCGGCCCACCCCTAATCATAGATGGGATAGAAGGCGCCAAACGCCGCTTCGCAGAAGTGCCCCGGATCATTAAACCGGCGATGGCGATCGAGCTGATCGATCGCTTCCATTTGCGGATCGCTTAGCTCGAAGTCGAACAGCGCCAGGTTCTCGGCCAATCGCTCGACGCGGCTTGTCTTCGGAATCACCGCCACGCCTCGCTGCACGTTCCACTTCAGCGCGATCTGCCCCGGCGACTTGCCATGCGCCTCGGCGATGGCGTTAATCGTCGATTCGTCGAGCAGGTTCTCGTCTTGGCTCGCCATGCCGAGCGGCACATACGAAGGCGCTCCCAGCGGCGAGTAGCCGGTCACCGCGATACCCTGCTGCTGACAAT
This DNA window, taken from Blastopirellula marina, encodes the following:
- a CDS encoding aldo/keto reductase; translation: CQQQGIAVTGYSPLGAPSYVPLGMASQDENLLDESTINAIAEAHGKSPGQIALKWNVQRGVAVIPKTSRVERLAENLALFDFELSDPQMEAIDQLDRHRRFNDPGHFCEAAFGAFYPIYD